The Streptomyces rubrogriseus genomic sequence GACGCGGCCGAGGACGTCGTAGGGGCCGTCGAGGCGCTGGGGCGCCGCGCGGTGGCCCTGCGGGCCGACGCCGCCGACGCGGAGGAGGCGGCGGGGGCGGTCGAGCGGGCCGCCACGGCGCTCGGCGGCGGCCTGGACGTGCTGGTCAACAACGTGGGCCTGGGCCTGCTCGGCCCGCTGGAGAGCCTCTCCCCCGCCGACGTCGACCGGCTGCTGGCGGTGAACGTCCGCGGCGTCTTCCTGGCCTCGCAGGCGGCCGCGGCCCGCATGACCGGGGGCGGGCGGATCATCACCGTCGGCACCTGCATGACCCAGCGGGTGCCGGGGCCCGGCGGGACGCTGTACGCGACGAGCAAGTCGGCGCTGATCGGGCTGACCAAGGCGCTGGCCCGGGAACTGGGCCCGCGCGGGATCACGGCGAACATCGTGCACCCGGGGCCGATCGACACCGACATGAACCCGGCGGACGGCCCGTACGCGGACGGACAGGCGGC encodes the following:
- a CDS encoding SDR family oxidoreductase, producing MNTHTHTNPPAPTTAPLTGRTALVTGGSRGIGAATALRLAREGADVALTYVNGKDAAEDVVGAVEALGRRAVALRADAADAEEAAGAVERAATALGGGLDVLVNNVGLGLLGPLESLSPADVDRLLAVNVRGVFLASQAAAARMTGGGRIITVGTCMTQRVPGPGGTLYATSKSALIGLTKALARELGPRGITANIVHPGPIDTDMNPADGPYADGQAAMTALGRFGTADEVASTVAYLATATYVTGAEFAVDGGHAA